The genomic stretch aaagtatcAAAATGTGATCAGTGCTTCATGTGCACATATGGActataataaattaatttgtcTTTATGTATAACACAAATTAGTTAATACAACTTTGGCAAATATAATAAACTAATTTTGTAATACTATGCCACGTACGTCTTTTGTGTGTATATGTATACTACATATTCGAATTTCGGGGTGGGAGGGGTTGAAATGTGAAATCGACGTGGAAAAAGTCAATAAGTCaaaatgtatatatgtttgttaatTTATTGGGACCCTGAATATGAACCTATTTAAACATAAACTCAAAAATATCATCCCGAATTTCTTTAATAAAACGTGAAAaacataaattaattaattaattaatcaatatgataAAGATCCACACCATTCATATTTTATATATCCCAAAGTACTAAGCAGATTCCTCCCCTGAagattaaagttttttttttatacaaagATCATTGTTCATTGATAAAAATCAGTAAGTACATCAGTAAATATACAAGGCAGAATAACATTATTGTGCCAAATAAACTTATTATTATGAATCGTAAATGCAAACTTAATTAGTTTATGAGTAGCATTATTACAATAACGCAAAAACAAAATATGCACAAGCTAATTATTTCTTTATACTTTTTCTGCGGTATGAATGTCATCGTACCCCTAGCTAATTAtgacttttatatatatatgaccaAAATATCTATATAAAAGAAATGTAAATAATCACTACAAAAGAAGTTATCAGTAGTGATTTTGTTAGTTAAACAATAAATATAAGGACTAAAACTAATATTAAATTACCACTAAACagtattttctaataaaaattaATGGTAATTTAGTCACAAATTGTTTAATCagtactaaatatatatataaagtttttttttggcGAATAATATATTTTCACCCTACTGTTAACTAGTTACTTATTGGAGATTTTGACTTAATCAATCCAAAGTTCAATAACCGAAGAAAACACAAAGTTACAACTTTCTCGTTCCACGTAGCTAGTCTTTGAGAATAAATTTTCAAACAAATTAGAAAGTGATCAAAACACACCCATAATTTTCAAGGGTCTTAATTTCACCATTCGAATCATCTCTTTAATTGAGTCTACATTATTATTTTATAACCCCACGCCAATATCGTCCAAAACGCCTACATTGACAAATATCACAGCGaccccaaaaatatatttttccacacgtacacattattttattttaactttaCAACTTTTACACCCCAAAATGTTCCCCCATTATTAATCTCTATATACAAATACTATTTATACATACGTACAGAAACAACTCCTAAAGAAATATCACCAAAAACATTACTTATCATCATTAATAACATCTCTCTTTATCAAATTATAAGAAAGTGATCAATAGATTAAAAGGTCTCATATCTATTGAaacaagaatatatatatatactacgtACGTATACGATCAAAATCATCAAGCCATGTTGGAATCGGAGAGATTTAAGAGATCTCAAAACGCAAAATGCTACGTATACTTCTTGACCTTTATAGTTTTTCAAGTGGCAGTCATTCTCATATTCTCACTAACAGTTATGCGAGTGAGAACTCCAAGCCTGAGGCTGAGATCCGTACACGTCCACAGCCTCAACTACTTCAACGACAACACGACCAATCCCCACTTTGACATGACTCTCGTCGCCGAAATCGCTGTTCGGAACAAGAACTTCGGCCACTTCCGATTCGATAACGCCACCGCCAACGTCACCTACGGCGGTGTTAGGGTTGGAGACGGAGAAATCGTTAAGGGGCGCGCAAGAGCAAGGAGTACTAAGAGAATGAACGTCACCATTGAAGTGATGAGCTCGAATGAGCGATCAGTGCCGCAGAGTATGGCGAAGCTGAGCGGCGATATTCGGTCCGGGAACCTGACCCTGACGAGTGTTGCTGAGTTGAGAGGTAAGGTTACGTTGATGAAGGTGATTAAGAAGAAGAAGACTGCTCACATGAACTGCACCATGACTGTTAACTTGGGCACTAAGTCTGTTCGTGATCTTCGCTGTCAATGATGTCGTTTTTGGTTAATGTTCGTCGTTTTTTGTCATCAttgtaattctttttttttttttttcacattttatttatttatttgtttgttatACTTACACGTTTTAAGAGGGATTTATCATCATGTTTATTTTTAATCTGTATTAGACTTTatcaaatttattaaatattggatctctaatttcttagtttttttcttaaaaaaattacgGAATATTATTAATTGACCACGCTTACCGTTTTCATATAAGGCAATATTAAATTACGTTAACCTCCTTATTGTCAAAAAATTACTGTAACCTCCTAATTTATGTAAAAAAATTAGGAATACTATTAATCGTTGCAATTGTTTTACTTTTAgacgaaaaataataaaattagttgacttttttatataattatattaatttttttgttggAGATATTCATCattagtttaatttttcttttaagtgtaatgaaaaaataaaagtaattttACTACTAAATGTTAGTCTGTgtgattgtaattttttttagttcAAAACAAGATGCGAATTACTTAATAAGAAAGATAAAAACGAATTTCTGAGctcattattaattatttacctATGCAACATTATTAATCAATAGCACGcaaattttgaatatttatttataaacatTATAAGTAGCAGTAAAAAATGTGAAACTACTCCATTTATACATCATTAATTTGTAATATTTTAGTACCACCAATTAAAAAACTACCTAATTGTTGCCACAAAAAATAATACCTCTTTGTTGTTTTAATTTgacatttttattaaattatttcccCGATCGATGTGCAGAAGATTGGTCATACAATAAAAGAAATTGAGCTGTGATATGCTAATTAAGAGGGTACTTTAGAATACTTGGAGAGAACCAAAcgtattcttattttggtttttGAATTATACACTTTTTTTAATCAGGCACATttgtttaataaataaataaatagatgaAATTCATGATACATGAGGTGGCAATTTACATAATTAATTGTGAGGTGTCAAATCAATACGAGCATAAATTAACTATTTATTTATAGTGAATTAGTGTTATATTTGATATtttaaggtgtccaacaccacataAGGTGGCACCTTATGGTTGGTTAGCAATATCTtttatcatttattaaattcaaatgtgtgaTATCCGATATTGAATTACAGCAATTGTCATACGCTCCGTCCTTAGTGTTGGGTACCAATTA from Humulus lupulus chromosome 5, drHumLupu1.1, whole genome shotgun sequence encodes the following:
- the LOC133834090 gene encoding late embryogenesis abundant protein At1g64065-like produces the protein MRVRTPSLRLRSVHVHSLNYFNDNTTNPHFDMTLVAEIAVRNKNFGHFRFDNATANVTYGGVRVGDGEIVKGRARARSTKRMNVTIEVMSSNERSVPQSMAKLSGDIRSGNLTLTSVAELRGKVTLMKVIKKKKTAHMNCTMTVNLGTKSVRDLRCQ